One part of the Marinobacter sp. MDS2 genome encodes these proteins:
- a CDS encoding ATP-binding protein gives MSLKRQLFLASVLMLLIPWAGLKFVLELDNALRAQALQQLEEKGARLAELAGDFMLGAPVVTSGDALYADSTTQFPKVDGFTTTWPGFRDHEEQLPWQSRPGQENLRWLATSNNRYLYLLVQKRNQGLRPFNPSQPEQPHDRVELVLVPPPGQLESGQPKRWLIRTTAPGTHVPALIDGNPAQTDRQIEVAWEDLGSRWQLELRMPLPAPGSRLGFQTGQPGESTDTEGTSLAPPPLLVQRNTALERALARQLSNGQQATLLEPAGWIAAHSQTENPVPATDFDDLSASQILEQITLNVLRSLVRLYQPKPKPLATTHHQLHTGGLPEHHLVQQEGTVWLATEHTFFGGRTLFLKQSMEQLLSVSGSALGSVLARSLLIILALTLALLGYASWLSWRIARLQQLVSASVDDDGRILEPLPPARSRDELGQLQQHFGHMVSRLQSYNHYLESFSRKLSHELKTPVAVVRSSLENLAHSHSEQERQQYLERASSAAERLRRILNSMSEAARLEQSFDQADKEHFDLAEVVSQACAAYQQVDPHHQHHCDVPDTPCPLFGSPEMLVQMLDKLVDNARDFTPEGGGISVRLEQDSEHYIIEVFNEGSSLPVNPGVDIFGAFVSQREGKAEGHLGQGLLIVRLIAEFHSGRIDAQNQYLNGIDGVAFRVIIPRLPHEPRTAP, from the coding sequence ATGAGCCTCAAGCGGCAGTTGTTTCTGGCCAGCGTGCTGATGTTGCTGATCCCCTGGGCCGGTCTGAAATTTGTACTGGAACTGGATAACGCACTGCGCGCGCAAGCCCTGCAGCAACTGGAAGAAAAAGGTGCCCGACTGGCCGAACTCGCGGGCGATTTCATGCTGGGCGCGCCCGTGGTAACCAGCGGTGATGCTCTCTACGCCGACAGCACCACACAGTTCCCGAAAGTGGACGGGTTCACCACCACCTGGCCCGGCTTCCGGGATCACGAAGAGCAGCTACCCTGGCAATCCCGACCCGGGCAAGAAAACCTGCGATGGCTGGCCACCAGTAATAACCGCTACCTCTATTTGCTGGTACAAAAACGGAATCAGGGCCTGCGCCCCTTCAACCCCAGCCAGCCAGAACAACCTCATGACCGCGTTGAACTGGTGTTGGTACCTCCTCCGGGCCAACTGGAATCCGGCCAGCCAAAACGATGGCTGATCAGAACAACAGCCCCGGGGACCCACGTACCCGCCTTGATCGACGGCAACCCTGCTCAAACCGATCGGCAGATCGAAGTGGCCTGGGAGGATCTCGGTTCCCGCTGGCAACTGGAGCTGAGAATGCCTCTGCCCGCACCGGGCAGCCGGCTGGGTTTCCAAACAGGACAACCGGGCGAAAGCACTGACACGGAAGGCACATCGCTCGCACCGCCGCCGCTTTTGGTGCAGCGCAATACCGCCCTTGAGCGCGCGTTGGCACGGCAACTCAGCAATGGTCAGCAGGCAACCTTGCTGGAACCCGCCGGCTGGATCGCGGCCCACAGCCAAACCGAAAACCCGGTGCCAGCAACCGATTTCGATGACCTCTCCGCCAGCCAGATCCTGGAACAAATCACCCTCAATGTACTGCGCAGCTTGGTCAGACTGTATCAACCCAAGCCCAAGCCTTTGGCGACAACACACCATCAACTGCACACGGGTGGTTTGCCTGAGCACCATTTGGTGCAGCAGGAAGGCACCGTCTGGCTGGCGACAGAGCACACGTTCTTCGGTGGTCGAACACTTTTTCTCAAGCAATCGATGGAACAACTACTCAGCGTTTCCGGCTCTGCGTTGGGGAGTGTATTGGCTCGTAGCCTGCTGATCATTCTGGCACTGACGCTAGCTCTACTCGGTTATGCCAGCTGGCTGTCATGGCGTATCGCGCGTCTGCAACAACTGGTCAGCGCCAGCGTTGACGACGATGGCCGCATACTTGAGCCCCTTCCCCCAGCCCGATCCCGGGACGAACTGGGGCAGCTGCAGCAACATTTCGGGCACATGGTGTCGCGCCTGCAAAGCTACAACCATTATCTGGAAAGCTTCTCTCGCAAACTTTCCCATGAACTGAAAACACCGGTGGCTGTGGTTCGGTCATCGCTGGAGAATCTGGCGCACAGCCACTCCGAGCAAGAACGCCAACAGTATCTGGAGCGCGCTTCGTCTGCCGCCGAACGGCTCAGGCGCATTCTGAACAGTATGAGCGAAGCGGCCCGGCTGGAGCAGAGCTTCGATCAGGCCGATAAGGAGCACTTCGATCTGGCCGAGGTCGTTAGCCAGGCCTGCGCGGCCTACCAACAAGTTGACCCACACCACCAGCATCACTGCGACGTGCCCGACACCCCCTGCCCGCTGTTCGGCTCGCCGGAAATGCTGGTGCAAATGCTCGACAAGCTGGTTGATAACGCGCGGGACTTCACCCCCGAAGGTGGCGGAATTTCAGTGCGCCTGGAGCAAGACTCCGAGCACTACATCATCGAAGTGTTCAACGAAGGCTCAAGCCTGCCGGTAAACCCGGGCGTGGACATTTTCGGGGCGTTCGTTTCCCAGCGTGAGGGCAAAGCTGAAGGGCATTTAGGCCAGGGACTGCTTATCGTTCGCCTAATTGCCGAGTTTCACAGTGGCCGAATTGACGCCCAAAACCAGTACCTTAATGGCATTGACGGTGTTGCCTTCCGCGTTATCATCCCGAGACTTCCCCACGAACCAAGGACTGCCCCGTGA
- a CDS encoding DUF3422 family protein, which yields MTAKPIALDFHPLRADLYQELHSRPFQVLPPQARVTHIAVVTTPEQRQNQFKHLQSLHRMLGEPWPEEEVTCYEQTFDQLRIRREVHMEFTAYTFTNLAPSDAEPFEETGISALPHGWLKQLQGTVVAAFHIDVSPSSAHARDEPAFMRRHFEGMRLVGSSPQEGAARVLGTFQLHSDNFGRFMVINDSMSDSQLGRLVQRLMEIETYRLMSLLALPVARKITPALNDMDQQLATITQALADNESLDEQTILAKLTNIAAKIEAFRAHSTFRFSATKAYHQLVLTRLEELREDEMSGHLTITEFMTRRLTPAVKTCESVSVRLEDLSRRVDRASDMMRTRVELAIQSQNQELLSSMDRRSRIQLMMQHTVEGFSVVAISYYLIGLLSLGLSALAGAGYSINKPVVLGIAIPVVLATVFIAIRLIHHRFIRMADRQ from the coding sequence GTGACAGCCAAGCCGATCGCTTTGGATTTTCACCCCCTGCGCGCCGACCTCTATCAGGAGCTTCATTCACGCCCGTTTCAGGTGTTGCCGCCGCAGGCCAGAGTGACGCACATCGCGGTTGTGACCACGCCGGAGCAACGCCAAAACCAGTTCAAGCACCTGCAAAGCCTGCACCGTATGCTGGGGGAGCCCTGGCCGGAAGAAGAGGTCACCTGCTACGAGCAAACCTTTGATCAGCTGAGAATCCGCCGCGAAGTGCACATGGAGTTTACCGCGTACACCTTCACCAATCTGGCACCTTCAGACGCAGAGCCTTTCGAGGAAACCGGCATCAGCGCGCTCCCCCATGGCTGGCTGAAACAGCTTCAAGGCACCGTGGTTGCCGCCTTTCACATCGATGTGAGTCCCTCCTCGGCCCACGCTCGCGACGAGCCCGCATTCATGCGCCGGCATTTTGAAGGCATGCGACTGGTGGGCAGCAGCCCGCAGGAAGGCGCAGCCCGGGTACTCGGCACCTTCCAGCTGCACAGTGACAACTTCGGGCGCTTCATGGTGATCAACGACAGCATGTCGGACAGCCAGCTGGGCCGTTTGGTGCAGCGCCTGATGGAGATTGAAACCTATCGACTGATGTCGTTGCTGGCGTTGCCGGTCGCGCGGAAAATCACTCCGGCCCTGAACGACATGGACCAACAACTGGCCACCATCACGCAGGCTTTAGCGGATAACGAAAGCCTGGATGAGCAAACCATTCTGGCCAAGCTCACCAACATTGCCGCCAAAATCGAAGCCTTCCGAGCCCACTCGACTTTTCGGTTTTCCGCCACCAAAGCCTACCACCAACTGGTGCTGACCCGGCTGGAAGAACTGCGGGAAGACGAAATGTCCGGCCACCTCACCATTACCGAATTCATGACCCGGCGGCTCACCCCGGCGGTTAAAACCTGTGAATCGGTGAGTGTTCGGCTGGAAGACCTGTCCCGCCGGGTAGACCGGGCCTCCGACATGATGCGCACCCGGGTGGAGCTGGCCATTCAAAGCCAGAACCAGGAACTGCTCAGCTCCATGGATCGGCGCTCGCGCATTCAACTGATGATGCAACACACCGTTGAAGGCTTCTCGGTCGTTGCGATCTCTTACTACCTGATTGGCTTACTCAGTCTGGGGCTAAGCGCACTGGCAGGGGCCGGCTATTCGATCAACAAACCTGTGGTGCTTGGCATCGCCATTCCGGTGGTTCTGGCCACGGTGTTTATTGCCATCCGGCTGATCCACCACCGGTTTATCCGCATGGCAGACCGCCAGTAA
- a CDS encoding ATP-binding protein, which yields MSETSFDWQNTPAALWRRHRSGLRAIRRLDPIRWNDLTGIDSQKAALERNTERFLNKQPSNNVLLWGSRGTGKSSLVKALLNRYHSQGLRMIEVDKDDLVNLPEIVDDICDLPFRFVIFCDDLSFDVGESGYKALKSVLEGSLELPPENVRVYATSNRRHLMPEFMSDNLKSDMRDGELHPAEAIEEQVSLADRFGLQLSFYPFSQDVYLQAVDALFPSVADREQLHLEAVRFATRKGVRNGRSAQQFYRQFAGDSRFS from the coding sequence ATGAGCGAGACCTCTTTTGACTGGCAAAATACGCCTGCGGCTTTATGGCGTCGTCACCGGTCAGGCTTGAGAGCGATTCGCCGGCTGGACCCGATCCGCTGGAATGACCTCACGGGGATTGATTCGCAAAAGGCGGCTCTTGAACGCAACACCGAGCGCTTCCTGAACAAGCAGCCTTCCAACAACGTATTGCTCTGGGGCTCGCGCGGCACGGGTAAGTCTTCTCTCGTCAAAGCTCTGCTGAATCGCTACCACAGCCAAGGCCTGCGGATGATCGAAGTGGATAAAGACGATCTGGTGAACCTGCCGGAAATTGTCGATGATATTTGCGATTTACCGTTCCGGTTCGTGATTTTCTGCGATGATTTGTCTTTCGATGTGGGCGAATCGGGGTATAAAGCATTGAAAAGCGTGCTAGAAGGTTCGTTAGAGTTGCCCCCGGAAAACGTGCGGGTGTACGCCACCTCGAACCGTCGCCATCTGATGCCCGAGTTTATGAGCGATAACCTGAAAAGTGACATGCGCGACGGTGAGTTGCACCCCGCCGAAGCCATTGAGGAACAGGTATCGCTGGCTGACCGGTTCGGGTTGCAGTTGTCGTTTTATCCGTTCTCTCAGGATGTCTATTTGCAGGCGGTGGACGCGCTGTTTCCCTCGGTAGCGGATCGCGAGCAGTTGCATCTCGAAGCGGTCCGTTTCGCCACCCGAAAAGGCGTGCGCAACGGCCGTTCGGCTCAGCAATTTTACCGCCAGTTCGCGGGTGATTCCCGGTTCAGCTAA
- the cysK gene encoding cysteine synthase A — protein sequence MARIYDDNSLSIGNTPLVKLNRVNDGATIWAKIEGRNPAYSVKCRIGSAMIWDAEKRGVLKPGMTIVEPTSGNTGIALAYVAAARGYKLVLTMPASMSLERRKVLKALGADLVLTEPAKGMPGAIAKAKELAEADPENHFLPQQFENPANPKIHEDTTGPEIWNDTDGAVDVFVAGVGTGGTLTGVSRYIKGTQGKAITTVAVEPTDSPIIGQVKSGQEPKPAPHKIQGIGAGFIPGNLDMDLVDQVEAVSNEDAMAMAHRLMQEEGILCGISCGAAVAAAVRVSKQPEHKGKNIVVILPDSAERYLSSALFADTFGELENQQ from the coding sequence ATGGCACGTATCTACGACGACAATTCCCTTTCCATCGGTAATACCCCGCTGGTCAAACTGAACCGGGTGAACGATGGGGCGACCATTTGGGCAAAGATTGAAGGCCGCAACCCGGCGTATTCGGTCAAGTGCCGGATTGGGTCTGCCATGATCTGGGATGCCGAGAAACGTGGTGTGCTCAAACCCGGCATGACCATTGTGGAACCCACCAGTGGCAACACCGGTATTGCCCTTGCCTATGTAGCCGCTGCTCGCGGCTACAAGCTGGTACTAACCATGCCGGCGTCAATGAGTCTTGAGCGCCGCAAGGTACTGAAAGCGCTGGGCGCTGACCTGGTTTTGACCGAGCCAGCCAAAGGCATGCCCGGCGCCATTGCCAAGGCGAAAGAACTTGCGGAAGCTGATCCCGAAAACCACTTTCTGCCTCAGCAGTTCGAGAACCCGGCCAACCCCAAGATTCACGAAGACACCACCGGCCCGGAAATCTGGAACGACACCGACGGCGCGGTTGACGTGTTCGTCGCTGGCGTAGGCACCGGCGGCACCCTGACTGGCGTGTCCCGTTACATCAAAGGCACGCAGGGCAAGGCGATTACCACCGTCGCGGTGGAGCCGACCGATTCCCCGATTATTGGCCAAGTGAAAAGCGGACAGGAACCGAAGCCAGCGCCCCACAAAATCCAGGGCATTGGTGCCGGCTTTATTCCGGGCAACCTGGATATGGACTTGGTAGATCAGGTGGAAGCGGTTTCCAATGAAGATGCCATGGCTATGGCGCATCGCTTGATGCAGGAAGAAGGCATTCTATGCGGTATTTCCTGCGGAGCCGCAGTCGCTGCAGCCGTTCGGGTCAGCAAGCAGCCGGAACACAAAGGTAAGAACATTGTGGTGATTCTGCCGGACTCTGCCGAGCGCTACTTGTCCAGCGCACTGTTCGCTGACACCTTTGGCGAACTGGAAAATCAGCAGTAA
- a CDS encoding triacylglycerol lipase, translating into MVVSVSAGKIQQHISAIASGFLGDWLEARGNGLAVPMTVFAGGKVLDADNPELAEPGSTLCLSLHGLMELESVWDFPGRAEEHYGSQLARALGDTSALKLRFNSGRPIYRNGQDLADLIERLVVNWPVPVKRLILLGHSMGGLLVRSACYYGSEKGHSWVGKSLDCVYIGSPHDGSWLAIGAHKAAGKLNKVPRDYVKVVGEVIDLRSEGIRNLSRGEVFESGTEEQPLLPGARHFAVSGLLVKSERHPVNVWFGDALVHRSSAHGVRRQGWELTGKVNFTGVDHVRLAHHPLVSKQLQEWLV; encoded by the coding sequence ATGGTGGTTTCGGTGTCAGCTGGAAAAATACAACAACACATTTCAGCCATTGCCAGTGGTTTTTTAGGGGATTGGTTGGAAGCGCGTGGCAATGGGCTGGCGGTGCCTATGACTGTGTTTGCCGGTGGCAAGGTGCTGGATGCAGACAATCCGGAATTGGCCGAGCCGGGCAGTACGCTGTGCCTTTCCCTTCATGGCTTAATGGAGTTGGAATCGGTTTGGGATTTTCCGGGCCGGGCTGAAGAGCATTATGGCTCTCAGCTGGCGCGAGCCCTAGGCGATACCTCCGCTTTGAAACTGCGATTCAACTCCGGGCGGCCCATTTACCGCAATGGCCAAGACTTGGCCGACCTGATAGAACGGTTGGTGGTGAACTGGCCGGTGCCAGTGAAACGCCTGATTCTTCTGGGTCACAGTATGGGTGGCTTACTGGTTCGTAGTGCCTGTTATTACGGTTCCGAAAAGGGCCACAGTTGGGTGGGTAAATCATTGGATTGTGTCTACATCGGCTCGCCTCATGACGGTTCCTGGCTTGCCATCGGAGCCCATAAGGCTGCAGGCAAGTTGAATAAAGTGCCCAGGGATTATGTGAAGGTTGTCGGTGAGGTGATCGATTTGCGCAGCGAAGGCATCCGAAACCTTTCCCGTGGTGAGGTTTTTGAATCGGGAACGGAGGAGCAACCCTTGCTGCCTGGCGCGCGTCACTTTGCGGTAAGCGGGTTATTGGTGAAAAGTGAGCGCCACCCCGTGAACGTTTGGTTTGGTGATGCGCTGGTGCATCGATCTAGTGCTCACGGTGTACGTCGGCAGGGGTGGGAGTTGACGGGAAAAGTTAATTTCACGGGGGTGGATCATGTCCGCCTTGCTCATCATCCATTAGTGAGCAAACAACTGCAGGAGTGGCTGGTATGA
- a CDS encoding ATP-dependent zinc protease yields the protein MRSALMITALMSAFFITNIHAASPSDPSAKEPEVLGFVEWVVMDDTEVRLKARLDTGAKTSSLHAVNVEPFEQDGEEWVRFKLPLGDHEDQPSEGQLDHEDVILEFERPVHRTVLIKRKGAPSQRRYVVNMEFCISGNLHETQFSLTDRGRFSYPVLLGRRFMRDDNILTDSAQSFMAAKECEYRTLEELAERPEALKRQN from the coding sequence ATGCGTTCTGCCTTAATGATCACCGCTCTAATGAGTGCTTTCTTTATCACGAACATCCACGCAGCTTCGCCATCAGATCCCTCAGCGAAGGAACCGGAGGTGCTGGGATTTGTGGAGTGGGTGGTGATGGACGACACCGAAGTCAGGCTTAAAGCAAGGCTCGACACCGGCGCCAAAACCTCCTCCCTGCATGCTGTGAACGTAGAACCTTTTGAGCAAGACGGTGAAGAATGGGTCAGGTTCAAACTGCCTCTGGGGGATCATGAAGACCAGCCCAGTGAAGGCCAGCTGGACCACGAAGATGTCATTCTGGAGTTCGAGCGTCCGGTGCACCGTACTGTGCTGATCAAGCGTAAAGGCGCGCCTTCGCAACGACGGTACGTGGTGAACATGGAGTTCTGCATTTCGGGTAACTTGCACGAAACCCAGTTTTCCCTGACCGATCGCGGTCGTTTTTCTTATCCGGTTCTACTCGGCCGACGCTTCATGCGCGACGATAACATTCTGACCGACTCCGCCCAGAGTTTCATGGCGGCCAAGGAATGTGAATACCGCACACTTGAAGAGCTGGCTGAGCGCCCGGAAGCGCTTAAACGACAAAACTAA
- a CDS encoding DNA ligase, with protein sequence MPLFTIRPARACALAVGLIVFLGSCLFPALTRAQPPAIPLANVYEQGVDLQAYWVSEKLDGVRAYWDGTQFWSRGGHVYAAPPWFTEQFPDQPLDGELWSGRGQFSHLSGVVRKQQPVSEEWQAVRFYVFDIPIKNTPFATRYQRLKTLVEESGSGYLMLVQQHPIKDHETLVAKLKSTAAAGGEGLMLKRKASLYQAGRSDDLLKVKTFDDAEAVVVGHRPGNGKYQGMMGALEVELENGRRFRIGTGFSDSDRRHPPPLGATVTFRYRGLTATGLPRFASFLRVRNDEPEPVR encoded by the coding sequence ATGCCACTTTTCACCATCCGACCTGCCAGGGCTTGTGCGCTGGCGGTCGGTCTTATCGTTTTTCTTGGTTCGTGTTTATTCCCCGCGTTAACCAGAGCGCAGCCTCCGGCCATTCCGTTGGCGAATGTGTACGAGCAAGGGGTTGATCTTCAGGCTTATTGGGTCAGTGAGAAGCTGGATGGTGTGCGTGCCTATTGGGATGGCACGCAATTCTGGTCCCGGGGCGGGCACGTTTACGCGGCTCCGCCGTGGTTTACCGAGCAATTCCCGGATCAGCCTTTGGATGGCGAGTTATGGAGTGGGCGCGGGCAGTTCTCGCATCTCTCCGGAGTGGTTCGTAAGCAGCAGCCAGTTTCTGAAGAATGGCAGGCTGTGCGTTTTTATGTCTTTGATATCCCCATTAAGAACACGCCGTTTGCGACTCGCTATCAGCGCTTGAAAACGCTGGTGGAAGAGTCTGGTTCGGGCTATCTGATGTTGGTTCAGCAGCACCCGATCAAAGATCATGAAACTTTGGTGGCGAAACTGAAATCGACAGCCGCTGCCGGCGGCGAAGGCTTGATGCTCAAGCGCAAGGCCAGCCTCTACCAGGCCGGGCGTTCGGATGATCTGCTTAAGGTAAAAACGTTTGATGATGCCGAAGCGGTCGTGGTTGGCCACAGGCCTGGTAACGGCAAGTACCAGGGAATGATGGGGGCGCTGGAAGTTGAGCTCGAGAATGGCCGCCGGTTTCGCATTGGCACCGGGTTCAGTGATAGCGACCGACGGCATCCACCGCCACTGGGAGCGACGGTAACGTTTCGCTACCGGGGCCTTACCGCAACCGGGCTGCCCCGTTTCGCAAGCTTTCTGAGGGTTCGGAATGACGAGCCTGAACCGGTTCGATAA
- a CDS encoding SPFH domain-containing protein — MDSQTLPRTEQWLRPVLASLKKYMLAIAGVAFAVFLAMSSFFTTQLGYTYVVQDTLFGSIRVFTEPGVHFKVPMFSNVYTYNQAMTLSFGNQESGEKIKSTRQLTEVEVQFADTYTARIPATFRFRLSADPEKIVAMHREFRSYDNLIDSLLIKNAKNVTVVTATQYTGEEFFQGGLNKFKVQLEDQLQNGLYETERRQVEIEQTDLAAVSSSNDDGDRLERKVQLVWKNIILQDKAGQAKRIANPLDSYGIQVRQVTIGRPLPEKRLDELLIKKKDLVAKRITAIQAQETARAEAKTAQLEKEIEKARAIQDAQRSKELAIISKQKEVEMERQQAQLETVRKEKEKAVAVLEKQKQLEISVAERDIQKANAEAATYAAKAIREQGMAEAEVAKAHLLAKQAARDIYMAEIQRDIAQVMYPALKDVTIDMPDYYVGGNGSGSPVSSLEVFTSLGAMEQLRRASGQTAAR; from the coding sequence ATGGATTCCCAAACACTCCCACGGACCGAGCAATGGCTGCGCCCTGTTCTGGCCAGCCTGAAAAAATACATGCTCGCGATCGCCGGTGTCGCGTTCGCGGTTTTTCTCGCCATGTCGTCGTTCTTTACCACGCAACTTGGCTACACCTATGTGGTGCAGGATACCTTGTTCGGCAGCATTCGCGTGTTCACCGAGCCCGGCGTTCACTTTAAGGTTCCAATGTTTTCCAACGTTTACACCTACAATCAGGCGATGACACTCAGCTTTGGCAATCAGGAGAGTGGTGAGAAAATCAAATCCACCCGCCAGCTGACCGAAGTTGAAGTTCAGTTTGCGGACACTTATACCGCCCGCATCCCCGCTACTTTTCGTTTTCGGTTGTCGGCCGACCCGGAGAAAATCGTGGCCATGCACCGGGAGTTCCGCAGCTACGACAACCTGATCGACTCCCTGCTTATTAAAAACGCTAAAAATGTCACCGTGGTTACCGCGACCCAGTACACCGGTGAGGAATTTTTCCAAGGTGGCCTGAATAAGTTCAAGGTGCAGCTGGAAGACCAATTGCAGAACGGCCTTTACGAAACCGAAAGGCGACAAGTTGAAATCGAGCAAACCGACCTGGCGGCCGTCTCGTCCTCTAACGACGACGGCGACCGCCTTGAACGGAAAGTGCAGCTGGTGTGGAAGAACATCATTCTTCAAGACAAAGCCGGGCAAGCCAAACGCATTGCCAACCCGCTGGATTCCTACGGCATTCAGGTGCGCCAAGTCACCATCGGCCGACCACTTCCGGAAAAGCGTCTGGACGAACTGTTGATCAAGAAAAAGGATCTTGTAGCAAAGCGCATAACCGCCATCCAGGCACAGGAAACCGCCCGGGCGGAAGCCAAAACAGCGCAACTGGAAAAAGAGATCGAAAAAGCCCGGGCAATCCAGGACGCGCAGCGCAGCAAAGAACTCGCCATCATCTCAAAGCAGAAAGAAGTAGAAATGGAGCGCCAGCAGGCCCAGTTAGAAACGGTTCGGAAAGAGAAAGAAAAAGCGGTTGCCGTTCTGGAGAAGCAAAAACAGCTGGAGATTTCGGTCGCTGAGCGTGACATTCAAAAAGCCAATGCAGAAGCCGCTACCTACGCCGCCAAAGCCATTCGTGAACAGGGTATGGCGGAGGCTGAAGTTGCTAAAGCTCATCTATTGGCCAAGCAGGCCGCTCGGGACATCTACATGGCTGAGATTCAACGGGATATTGCTCAGGTAATGTACCCGGCGTTGAAGGATGTCACCATCGACATGCCGGATTATTACGTGGGCGGTAACGGCTCAGGAAGCCCGGTCAGCAGTTTGGAGGTGTTCACCAGCCTAGGGGCCATGGAGCAGCTGCGCAGAGCCAGCGGACAAACCGCGGCTCGATAA
- a CDS encoding YtoQ family protein, translating into MIWTVYLSGEIHTDWREQIAAGAEAAGLPVEFVSANTDHDSSDAAGDFLGKPENNFWRDHQSSKVNAIRTKTLLEQCDLAVIRFGDKYKQWNAAFDAGYCAAMGTPYVTLHDEDIVHPLKEVDAAAMAWAQTPDQVVELLKYVTA; encoded by the coding sequence ATGATCTGGACTGTTTACCTATCCGGTGAAATCCACACAGACTGGCGCGAGCAGATTGCTGCCGGTGCTGAAGCCGCTGGCCTGCCGGTAGAGTTTGTGTCTGCCAATACCGATCACGATTCCAGCGATGCCGCTGGTGATTTTCTGGGCAAGCCAGAGAACAACTTCTGGCGCGATCACCAGTCTTCCAAGGTGAATGCGATCCGCACCAAAACTCTGCTGGAACAGTGTGATCTGGCGGTGATTCGCTTCGGCGACAAGTACAAGCAGTGGAACGCCGCGTTCGATGCCGGTTACTGTGCGGCGATGGGTACGCCATACGTGACCCTGCACGATGAAGACATTGTGCATCCGTTGAAAGAAGTGGATGCAGCAGCCATGGCTTGGGCACAGACCCCCGATCAGGTCGTTGAGTTGTTGAAGTACGTTACCGCGTAA
- a CDS encoding type 1 glutamine amidotransferase domain-containing protein, whose protein sequence is MNVLMVLTSHDQLGNTGEKTGFWLEELAAPYYVFKDAGAQVVLASPQGGQPPLDPNSNQKDALTEATDRFEADAEAMAALASTAKLADVSLEDFDAVFYPGGHGPLWDLAEDPKSIALIENAIKAGTPVGAVCHAPGVLRHVKGQDGKPLVSGKNVTGFTNTEEDAVGLTDVVPFLVEDMLKDNGGQYSKGDDWQSYVVSDGLLVTGQNPASSAAAAEALLKLMA, encoded by the coding sequence ATGAATGTATTAATGGTACTGACATCCCACGATCAACTCGGCAACACCGGTGAAAAGACCGGTTTCTGGCTGGAAGAGCTGGCAGCTCCCTATTACGTGTTCAAAGACGCGGGTGCCCAGGTGGTGCTGGCGTCACCCCAGGGTGGCCAGCCACCGCTCGACCCGAACAGCAATCAAAAAGACGCGCTGACCGAGGCCACGGATCGCTTCGAGGCCGATGCTGAAGCCATGGCCGCCTTGGCTTCAACCGCCAAACTGGCGGACGTATCGCTCGAAGATTTCGATGCTGTGTTCTATCCGGGTGGCCATGGCCCGCTGTGGGATCTGGCGGAAGATCCAAAGTCCATTGCATTGATCGAAAACGCGATTAAGGCGGGCACCCCGGTAGGGGCGGTTTGTCACGCGCCCGGCGTGTTGCGCCACGTCAAAGGTCAAGACGGAAAGCCTCTGGTGTCCGGCAAAAACGTCACCGGCTTTACCAACACCGAAGAAGACGCGGTTGGCCTGACCGACGTAGTACCGTTTTTGGTTGAAGACATGCTGAAAGATAACGGTGGGCAGTACAGCAAGGGCGATGACTGGCAGTCATACGTGGTGTCGGACGGGCTGTTAGTGACCGGCCAGAACCCGGCATCTTCGGCAGCGGCCGCGGAAGCCTTGTTGAAATTGATGGCGTAG